ATCTGGCGTGGACACCATTGAGACAAGTTCTGAGAGGCCGCGCCATTTCAGCAACTTTGCTCTAAAGAAAGCCAGAGATGTAGCCGAGGTAATAGGGAGTGATGGAGAAAGGCTGGATTCGATTAAGATTCGGACCGAAAGCAAGATACATCGCGTAACCACTAAAACCTTGGCCAATGTAGATTCTATTTTTGAAACAGTAAGTAAGGATTGGGGGTCTATCGAAGGCCGAATCTCTGAAGTATCCGAAAGAGGTGCAGATCACGTCTATATAAAAGACCGGTTGCTGAACAGGCACATCAGATGTCATGTTTCCCAGGACATGCTGAACGACATGGCTCCATTTTGGGGAAGGCGGGCGAATGTGACTGGATTCATTCGTTATGATCGCGATGGAGAAATTAAGGACATTGAAGTACAGGAATTCGAGGTTTTTCCTGAAGCGCATACCCTTCCGCGCTTTGAAGAAGTGTACGGGTTGTTTAGGGAAGCAGATTGAAACGTGAAGTAAGATACTGGGATTCAGCATGTTTTCTCGGCTGGCTTAAGGGTGAACCTGAGAACGAAGAAGCTTGCCGACAAACATTAAGAGCAGCAGAGGAAGGTGAGATTCTATTGGTCACTTCTGCCTTGACCCTTGCGGAAGTAGTTAAGCTAAAACACGCAACCGCAATCCCAGTCGAGGATGTCAATAAAGTCAAAGCTTTTTTCAAGCAACCGTACATCGAAGTAAGAGATGTTAATAGGTATGTTGCAGAAGAAGCCAGACAACTGGTCTGGGATTACCCTCCCCTAAAACCCAAGGATGCCATTCATGTGGCTACTGCAATGAGGCATCACATCACGATTCTTGATACATTTGATGACGAGTTAATAAAACTGAACGGAAGAGTAGGAAATCCCCCCTTGAAAATCGGGAAGCCAGATGTTGTTTATCCGGCACAAGATGAGCTGTTTTCGGTAGAGGAAGTCAACCGACGGGAGATCTTGTTCCGAAAATTTGGCCCGATATTACATGATCCGAGCATCGTATTCCGCAACACGATATACCGAAAGTTTGAACCACCCTCCTAACGCAAGGAGAATATCTCATGAACCCAGAAGCCGAATCTAAAAAGAAGCGCCCTGGCCCCGACGCCGAATTGATTTCAATTCACCCAATCTGCTTCGATGAGGCAGTAGACACCCTCTTGAGTACGAAACCCAAAAAGAAGTCAAAAAACAAGAACAAACTTCAACTGTTAGATGAAACTTCTCCGGTAAACCGCCACCCTGCCAAGTAACCTAACTTGCCTCAGTAATTAAGCATGGTTATAGATCAACCCTGAGAATACACTCTAAGTAGTAACTGTAAGACCCAAATCTCTAATAATATCGTACGGTTGCGCGCAAAAAAGGTTTGACTCGGGCAGTGATTTCTGATAGGAAAAATGTTGTATGGGGGAGCAAAGGCGAACCTTGTTCCTGGAAGCCTTGTCCCCCTATTTAATCAGGCTGCCCCCGAAAACCCATTGCGTCTAGGAGGAGCGCTTTGGGCCTAAAGGGGCGTGAAAGGAGGAGCGTGACGATGCTCTTAATTAGCGTCACCCCTC
The Desulfomonile tiedjei genome window above contains:
- a CDS encoding PIN domain-containing protein: MKREVRYWDSACFLGWLKGEPENEEACRQTLRAAEEGEILLVTSALTLAEVVKLKHATAIPVEDVNKVKAFFKQPYIEVRDVNRYVAEEARQLVWDYPPLKPKDAIHVATAMRHHITILDTFDDELIKLNGRVGNPPLKIGKPDVVYPAQDELFSVEEVNRREILFRKFGPILHDPSIVFRNTIYRKFEPPS